The following are encoded together in the Culex pipiens pallens isolate TS chromosome 1, TS_CPP_V2, whole genome shotgun sequence genome:
- the LOC120431534 gene encoding uncharacterized protein LOC120431534 isoform X7, protein MVIGEATGNAPNGEAVPPPQSQQCAPQKATIENIMSGIENTGTVKMNNHRKKLRQRFDIIKKLGQGTYGKVQLGINKETGQEVAIKTIKKSKIETEADLIRIRREVQIMSSVQHPNIIHIYEVFENREKMVLVMEFAAGGELYDYLSERKVLSEEEARRIFRQVSTAIYYCHKHKICHRDLKLENILLDEHGNAKIADFGLSNVFDEQRLLATFCGSPLYASPEIVKGTPYLGPEVDCWSLGVLLYTLVYGAMPFDGANFKRLVKQISQGDYFEPKKPSRASPLIREMLTVCPQRRANIEQICNHWWVNEGYEGSCLDLAEELANQTPVRLDVLLSLAPPSVTADQVVVGSGQEEAKPKERIQRSHSVGSIIDMGGTDAERRILDMVAAGGEAALMPSPTRTITPSESSPAQPKRKLETTVSTENATGAVKKKEKPIDKLKPDHSHPVIPEVIDMEHSPSPRPAEPQSKADTSPVEPSESTASTPTAAHDVLLDLQNLENLCDELLQETATPPTSKAATPEESVPTVHPIAPTPKPETSAPPAPVTSGVKARLEKLEKADKPAEKVPMKKVFNKNKTADLAAAINQVSKLDQEFAQVKSASNLERKNSLPEENLTKPVERRKSRILETAEKFQSMNNQNNDKFKKFSLPGIPTVGNYKKEFERKTSVNSSSSAPFKPSPFEMQRRLEQEMASPDRSYPNSEADLQSPVSYGDDRSVDREAKFETDEVQESDSKSSVSSFSLEEARRSMENSIALLNKVRPDSSMNPVDQLCAKTENVSFTDSNDRERKLKNAREIIGNAIPIGRLRKPPMPFGANGRSATGGISLNTSLSNKQFRLGSEGPEPRFDTMSVPRKVSVGSVPTPLVDDTKTSHAEITLKSATLPRRKIGAHGDQPIKGDPQATPQPIRFSTEMQHQVPDLRSAPIREHPIAFTVQQRANSLEPQVKEQTIPVQKPPTYQRTLSNAFGPSTARGSLSRQSTNESNDSDTTLSQSGQMPPLPGSSSSTMPIKKSPREFIIPIAVEGGGFVTPRANSLEPSESSTTNTSTSFSTKQRLGRPRKIGSLLSEKDSEEDSSFSRINRHTSLGRESDSEEPRFHTMHRLRSSRPSQRGTAEPNDSGSSGEEDDDDGFEILTAENLFSTLLSRVRALTNRLNVNEPNTSNFPSSRFMSNLRQTQAPFWQHHDPFTSSHYTYSYRNETIESKEVRLNGGNSNAWRHSMSRDLSSDIDSMFSRSGATLPRGTKYKSPNNNNNNIGVSHSKFNNINQTSTISSRNFNSNSSRSDTYQSCFENVSNSKNNVLNNNCLNLEQKSLDLLHESSDQVLDLGDLDLSQLRLSKKDLEALSSITPALSQHLQDQLLAQLPPQQAKKLSRTLSMQNGNNAANRLYKRSLSSSASRATTADTSESYQPSESRDSVTPTNELYSQKRFSNSKSERNSRSSSNSRDVTSPPPLPPPTFNDDYGTSSSRFPYTNENHERFRTYEKYTPYSINPYNDIPEQDQSKSLDFDKRASYYDSSRTSCLSPTGEGYGRPPIGCISPPPNSSSSGYSSQRSTTRRISRFLRPDFFDPPTDSNEQDKAKKEQETQKVLREIREKSREKSVDRHHNLDCNIEKSSDRLSYFMEKYRKENIGDDNRTNETLELLRDARDSRNRRSISKPRDIVDSSVAIMNKTDSFTDKILDELQNLTIRQKSMPTKSKSKELIIADTALETNTKRNSYENCIECTMNAKQQDDPLLDDPLTEPITTKVVKVKKVKAKPKLDADGNPITVSVKKVKKVVKPVTDVPIIETIPADTPNDDKSEKIKTIKRESKLIRPKSYPCKDPENVKVEKPPTDQPAAPAEVKASLGADSSQSTTTAATPTSKIARPKSFPSSKLTPPKEIKLLKNIINEEQKLDDSSGVKEPTPPITAIAVKTSTKVAADGQTAATTPEGSTKKVRKVIRIVKKSTKSDTSTKSSSEENKATTIVEVKEPKEKSVTIVSPTPSEKTVKDKSKSPEKKLKQGFLASIGQKFEKFRETNKSNKEAKKVAAADNKTQEEVGESASQVEVTKKEKKKSPGATNAAANVPVEVAAKDEAGTNNRESRIDKVIRNLRELSVPRAPPLTESNLIKRAVSVEEMPGTFNKYGVTKVLGFFKKIEKDTKNNKVLNTKSSSHINTMDTAATLNALESVIIERTNKLVQDEEQQKERPKSANFVSKLRKPYNGTRSDTVLTMTEQQQPTLDSSATAPSVAKEYHRRDSTVTDASTSSEGASGLRKIRPYDNRSISMLNSSSSAARDSRYGGYDGTSMTSENRLSPVRSVAYKSFHLCLKIAAK, encoded by the exons ATGGTGATAGGAGAAGCCACCGGGAACGCTCCCAATGGGGAAGCTGTGCCCCCACCACAGTCACAGCAGTGCGCTCCCCAGAAAGCCACGATTGAAAACATAATGAGTGGAATTGAGAATACAGGGACGGTGAAGATGAATAATCACAGGAAAAAACTACGGCAGCG ATTTGATATCATAAAGAAACTGGGTCAAGGAACGTACGGCAAGGTGCAATTAGGTATCAATAAGGAAACCGGCCAAGAGGTTgcaataaaaacaattaaaaagagCAAGATTGAAACAGAAGCCGACCTCATACGGATACGAAGGGAGGTGCAGATTATGAGCTCTGTACAGCATCCCAATATCATTCATATTTATGAAG TGTTCGAAAACCGTGAGAAAATGGTTCTAGTCATGGAGTTTGCTGCGGGTGGAGAGTTGTACGACTATCTGTCCGAGCGGAAGGTACTCTCTGAGGAGGAAGCCCGTCGCATTTTCCGCCAAGTGTCCACCGCTATCTACTACTGTCACAAGCACAAAATTTGTCACCGTGATCTAAAACTAGAGAATATCCTGTTGGACGAGCATGGAAATGCCAAAATTGCCGATTTCGGGTTGTCCAACGTATTTGATGAGCAAAGACTGCTGGCGACGTTTTGTGGATCTCCACTGTACGCCTCGCCGGAAATTGTGAAGGGAACTCCTTACCTTGGACCAGAGGTGGACTGTTGGTCGCTGGGTGTACTGTTGTATACCTTGGTGTACGGTGCAATGCCATTCGATGGTGCTAATTTCAAAAGGCTTGTGAAACAAATCAGTCAGGGTGACTACTTCGAACCGAAGAAACCGTCACGTGCATCTCCGTTGATCCGGGAAATGCTCACGGTGTGTCCCCAGCGACGAGCAAACATTGAGCAAATTTGTAATCACTGGTGGGTGAACGAAGGTTACGAAGGGTCATGCTTGGATCTCGCCGAAGAACTTGCGAATCAGACCCCTGTACGATTGGATGTGCTGCTCTCGTTGGCGCCACCATCCGTAACTGCCGATCAGGTAGTTGTGGGGAGTGGTCAAGAGGAAGCTAAGCCTAAGGAAAGAATACAACGAAGTCATTCGGTTGGTTCCATCATCGACATGGGTGGAACGGACGCCGAACGTCGAATATTGGATATGGTGGCAGCAGGAGGCGAAGCAGCCCTTATGCCTTCACCTACTCGAACCATTACACCCTCCGAGAGTAGTCCTGCTCAACCGAAAAGGAAACTGGAGACAACAGTTTCAACAGAAAATGCCACTGGTGCGgttaagaaaaaagaaaaaccaatTGATAAACTTAAGCCAGATCATTCGCATCCTGTGATTCCTGAAGTGATAGACATGGAACACTCACCATCTCCTCGACCTGCTGAACCCCAAAGCAAAGCAGACACAAGTCCTGTTGAGCCATCAGAATCAACCGCAAGCACACCTACCGCTGCACATGACGTGTTACTGGatcttcaaaatcttgaaaacttgTGCGACGAGCTGCTTCAAGAAACTGCCACCCCACCGACATCGAAAGCGGCAACACCGGAAGAATCCGTACCAACGGTTCATCCCATTGCACCCACACCAAAACCTGAAACTTCCGCACCACCAGCACCGGTCACGTCTGGTGTCAAAGCAAGACTGGAGAAACTCGAGAAGGCTGACAAACCCGCTGAGAAGGTACCGATGAAGAaagtatttaataaaaataaaaccgcGGATTTGGCCGCGGCCATCAATCAGGTGTCAAAACTGGACCAAGAATTTGCCCAAGTCAAATCAGCTTCGAACCTGGAGCGCAAGAATAGTCTTCCTGAGGAGAACCTCACTAAACCCGTCGAGCGACGAAAGTCGCGAATTTTGGAGACTGCTGAAAAGTTCCAGAGCATGAACAATCAAAACAACgataagtttaaaaagttttcgTTACCTGGTATCCCCACGGTGGGCAACTACAAGAAGGAATTTGAACGTAAAACTTCCGTGAATAGTTCCTCCAGTGCACCATTCAAACCGTCGCCATTTGAGATGCAACGACGTCTCGAGCAAGAGATGGCATCACCCGACCGGAGCTATCCTAACAGTGAAGCTGACCTGCAAAGTCCCGTTTCGTACGGCGACGACAGATCGGTTGATCGCGAAGCCAAATTTGAAACGGACGAAGTTCAGGAAAGCGATTCAAAGAGTTCCGTTAGCAGCTTTTCACTTGAAGAAGCTCGCCGGTCGATGGAAAATTCGATTGCTCTTTTGAATAAGGTGCGCCCGGATAGCTCTATGAACCCGGTTGATCAGCTGTGTGCCAAGACGGAAAATGTTTCATTCACCGATAGTAATGATCGCGAGAGAAAGCTGAAGAATGCACGTGAGATCATTGGAAATGCCATCCCCATTGGACGTCTGCGGAAGCCTCCGATGCCATTCGGAGCCAACGGACGTTCCGCCACCGGTGGTATCAGTCTGAACACCTCTCTATCCAACAAGCAGTTCCGCCTTGGTTCGGAAGGACCCGAACCTAGGTTTGACACCATGTCGGTACCTAGAA AAGTGTCGGTTGGAAGTGTCCCCACGCCATTGGTAGATGATACTAAAACATCACATGCTGAGATTACACTTAAATCCGCTACGTTACCGAGACGGAAAATTGGAGCTCATGGAGATCAACCAATTAAG GGTGATCCGCAGGCAACACCTCAACCGATACGCTTTTCTACCGAAATGCAGCATCAAGTGCCGGATCTGCGCAGTGCCCCAATACGGGAGCATCCGATTGCATTCACGGTACAGCAACGTGCCAACAGTTTGGAGCCGCAGGTCAAGGAACAGACGATTCCCGTCCAAAAGCCTCCCACCTACCAGCGCACGCTGTCCAACGCATTTGGTCCTTCGACGGCACGTGGCTCACTGTCCCGACAGTCGACCAACGAGTCCAACGATTCGGACACGACGCTctcccagagtggccaaatgCCACCGTTGCCGGGTAGCAGTAGCAGCACGATGCCCATCAAGAAGAGCCCGCGAGAGTTCATCATCCCGATTGCCGTGGAGGGCGGCGGATTCGTTACACCACGTGCCAACAGCCTCGAACCGTCCGAGTCGAGCACAACAAACACATCGACTAGCTTCAGTACAAAGCAGCGCCTCGGACGTCCAAGAAAAATTGG CTCTTTGCTCAGTGAAAAAGATTCCGAGGAAGACTCTTCGTTTTCGCGAATCAATCGTCACACGTCCTTGGGCCGTGAGAGCGACTCTGAAGAGCCACGCTTCCACACCATGCATCGCCTGAG GAGCTCGCGGCCATCGCAACGTGGCACAGCTGAACCCAATGACTCTGGCAGCTCGGGCgaggaagacgacgacgacggattcGAAATATTGACCGCGGAGAATCTCTTCTCAACGCTGCTGTCGAGG GTTCGAGCTCTCACCAACCGATTGAATGTGAATGAGCCAAACACAAGCAATTTCCCATCATCGCGCTTTATGAGCAACTTGAGACAAACTCAAGCACCGTTCTGGCAACACCACGACCCGTTTACTAG CTCACATTACACATATTCATACAGGAATGAAACAATAGAGTCGAAAGAGGT CCGTTTGAATGGAGGAAACTCAAACGCGTGGCGCCACAGCATGTCCCGTGATCTCAGTTCGGATATCGATTCCATGTTTTCGCGGTCGGGAGCAACACTTCCCAGAG GAACTAAATACAAATCACCaaacaataataacaataatattgGCGTATCTCATAGCAAGTTCAACAACATTAATCAAACAAGCACAATATCTAGTCGAAATTTCAACAGCAATAGTAGTAGATCTGATACATATCAGTCATGTTTTGAGAATGTTAGCAATAGCAAAAACAATGTACTTAACAATAACTGTTTAAACTTAGAACAGAAGTCGTTAGATCTGCTTCATGAAAGTAGCGATCAAGTGTTAGACTTGGGTGATCTCGACCTATCGCAGCTACGTTTGTCCAAGAAGGATTTGGAAGCCCTCTCGAGTATCACTCCTGCTCTGTCTCAACATTTGCAGGATCAGTTGCTCGCCCAGCTTCCGCCACAGCAAGCCAAAAAACTCTCAAGAACACTATCAATGCAAAATGGAAATAACGCAGCGAACCGACTTTACAAGCGAAGTCTGAGTAGCAGTGCCAGTCGTGCTACTACAGCGGATACTTCTGAAAGCTATCAGCCATCCGAATCACGTGATAGCGTCACTCCGACGAATGAGTTGTACTCGCAAAAGCGATTCAGCAACAGCAAATCAGAACGAAACTCACGAAGCTCAAGTAACTCGAGGGACGTCACATCTCCTCCACCCCTCCCTCCGCCCACATTCAACGACGACTACGGAACTTCATCTTCTCGTTTTCCATATACTAACGAGAATCATGAGCGGTTCCGAACGTACGAAAAGTACACTCCATACTCGATAAACCCGTATAACGACATTCCCGAACAAGATCAAAGCAAATCTTTGGATTTCGACAAAAGAGCCAGTTATTACGACAGTTCACGAACTTCCTGTCTTAGTCCAACTGGGGAAGGTTACGGAAGACCACCGATTGGGTGCATCTCACCACCTCCAAACTCTTCCTCGTCCGGTTACTCGAGCCAACGTTCAACCACGCGTCGTATTTCCAGATTTTTGCGTCCAGATTTCTTTGATCCACCGACCGATTCGAACGAGCAGGATAAGGCTAAGAAGGAGCAGGAAACTCAAAAAGTCTTGCGCGAAATACGAGAGAAAAGTCGCGAGAAAAGCGTCGATCGACATCACAATTTGGActgtaatattgaaaaaagctCCGATCGGTTGAGTTACTTTATGGAAAAATATCGCAAAGAAAACATCGGCGATGACAACAGGACTAACGAAACGCTGGAATTGTTACGAGATGCTCGAGATTCACGGAATCGTCGAAGTATCTCAAAGCCTCGAGATATCGTAGATTCGAGCGTCGCCATAATGAATAAGACCGACTCATTCACAGACAAAATTTTGGATGAACTGCAAAACTTGACGATACGACAAAAATCGATGCCAACCAAGAGTAAAAGTAAGGAACTTATTATCGCAGATACAGCGTTGGAAACCAATACTAAACGAAATTCGTACGAAAATTGTATTGAATGCACGATGAATGCCAAACAGCAGGATGACCCTCTGCTAGATGATCCATTAACAGAACCTATTACGACTAAGGTggtcaaagtaaaaaaagttaaagcaAAGCCAAAACTGGATGCTGACGGGAACCCTATCACAGTGTCCGTAAAGAAAGTGAAAAAAGTAGTCAAACCAGTTACGGATGTTCCAATCATAGAGACAATCCCCGCTGACACTCCCAACGATGATAAAAGCGAGAAAATTAAGACTATCAAAAGAGAGTCCAAACTTATCCGCCCTAAATCGTACCCTTGCAAAGATCCGGAAAATGTAAAGGTCGAAAAGCCGCCAACGGATCAACCTGCTGCACCAGCTGAAGTAAAAGCTTCTCTCGGTGCGGATTCATCAcaatcaacaacaacagcagcaacgcCGACAAGTAAAATTGCTAGACCGAAAAGCTTTCCAAGTTCGAAACTAACCCCACCCAAAGAAATTAAACTGTTGAAAAACATAATCAACGAAGAACAAAAATTGGACGATAGTTCTGGAGTGAAAGAGCCAACTCCACCAATAACTGCAATTGCAGTGAAAACTTCCACCAAAGTGGCAGCAGATGGTCAAACAGCAGCGACCACACCTGAAGGATCAACTAAAAAAGTTCGTAAGGTTATTCGCATTGTGAAGAAATCTACAAAAAGTGATACATCCACAAAGAGCAGCAGTGAGGAAAATAAGGCCACGACCATCGTCGAGGTTAAAGAGCCTAAAGAGAAAAGTGTGACAATAGTTTCACCAACTCCCAGCGAAAAAACGGTCAAGGATAAATCAAAGTCACCGGAAAAGAAACTGAAGCAAGGCTTTCTAGCTAGTATTGggcaaaagtttgaaaagttcCGCGAAACGAACAAAAGCAATAAAGAGGCAAAAAAGGTTGCAGCTGCAGATAACAAAACGCAAGAGGAAGTTGGGGAAAGCGCCAGTCAAGTCGAAGTGACGAAGAAGGAGAAAAAGAAAAGTCCAGGTGCAACGAACGCAGCTGCAAACGTACCAGTTGAAGTAGCTGCCAAGGATGAAGCTGGCACTAACAACCGCGAGTCTAGGATCGACAAAGTAATACGAAACTTGAGGGAATTGTCAGTACCGAGGGCACCGCCTTTAACGGAGTCTAACCTGATAAAGCGAGCTGTAAGCGTTGAAGAGATGCCCGGAACGTTTAATAAATATGGCGTTACAAAGGTACTAGGATTcttcaaaaagattgaaaaggataccaaaaataataaagttCTTAATACAAAGTCATCTAGTCATATCAACACTATGGACACAGCAGCAACATTGAATGCGCTGGAATCTGTCATCATCGAACGCACCAACAAGCTGGTGCAGGACGAAGAGCAGCAGAAGGAACGGCCAAAGTCCGCAAACTTTGTGAGCAAACTACGCAAACCGTACAATGGAACGAGGAGTGACACCGTGCTGACCATGACGGAGCAGCAACAGCCGA CACTAGATTCTTCTGCCACAGCACCATCGGTGGCAAAGGAGTACCACCGGCGTGATTCCACCGTGACTGATGCATCGACCTCATCGGAAGGTGCCAGTGGGCTGCGTAAGATCCGCCCGTACGACAACCGAAGCATTTCGATGCTAAACTCGTCCTCTTCAGCAGCAAGAGATTCGCGTTATGGTGGATATGATGGCACATCGATGACCAG TGAAAACCGTTTAAGTCCGGTCCGTTCCGTAGCCTACAAAAGCTTTCATCTATGCCTGAAAATTGCTGCCAAATAA